In one window of Brassica rapa cultivar Chiifu-401-42 chromosome A07, CAAS_Brap_v3.01, whole genome shotgun sequence DNA:
- the LOC103847866 gene encoding defensin-like protein 287, translating into MNNLRITVSLFLATLVFTATFSNSVVQAKKEIIISLKCKQKSDCLSNIACQACVDCRCDKKLCRCHGFKEENGNTTVAPLPV; encoded by the exons ATGAACAATTTGCGCATTactgtttcattatttttggcCACTCTTGTCTTCACCGCGACGT TTTCAAACTCTGTGGTGCAAGccaaaaaagaaataataatctCACTCAAATGCAAACAGAAATCAGATTGTCTATCGAACATTGCGTGTCAGGCTTGTGTTGATTGCCGATGTGATAAGAAATTGTGTAGATGCCATGGTTTCAAAGAAGAAAACGGGAATACAACAGTTGCACCATTACCAGTTTAA